The following coding sequences are from one Syngnathus acus chromosome 14, fSynAcu1.2, whole genome shotgun sequence window:
- the LOC119133752 gene encoding glutamate receptor 2-like isoform X2, with translation MRTPLALALGLALATAAAFPASVSIGGLFPAGSHEQEVFRFAMAQRGADVPKLLPQIDAVDIGSSFAMTYAFCSQLAKGVHALMGVYDQRTVNTVSSFCASLHVSFVTPSSPTLADGPFVLRLRPSLREALMSLLDHFGWRRFVYMYGAHEGVLVLKKVLERAAERGWQVTSVNLDSLNESGFIQLLADLDFKKEYQVVLDCESERLDAILGLISAQRRNLKNYQYILLNPGFVELNLTEFHALSPNVTGFQLVNWSHGSALKVQRDWINFDPKEGKTTRRALRYAGALTYDGVGVVAAAFQSLRRQRIDVARRGNAGECLGNPPAPWGQGIDIQRALQQVRLDGLTGRIQFDERGRRSNFTLTVMELSRTGPRKVGMWSEQRGYINTARYKPTPEEFYGLQNRTYVVTTILEAPYMMRKKNHEQLVGNDKYEGYCAELAAEIAKHVGFAYRLELVGDGKYGARDSVSKMWNGMVGELVYGKADVAVAPLTITLVREQVIDFTKPFMSLGISIMIKKPTKSKPGVFSFLDPLAYEIWMCIVFAYIGVSVVLFLVSRFSPYEWKEEEEEEVEEETPPTSSRHAPGPNRRQSPKDQEKESPEHTNHFGIFNSLWFSLGAFMQQGCDISPRSLSGRIVGGVWWFFTLIIISSYTANLAAFLTVERMVSPIESAEDLAKQSEIAYGTLDGGSTKEFFRDKTSALSLSNVAGIFYILIGGLGVAMMVALLDFCYKSRLESRRMKELIDAAMLSSSLGGALSLAGGGALGLAGGGALSLAGENGGAVAQELARASAPGLACASKAAGLGLPSNLT, from the exons gaGGACTTTTCCCGGCCGGGTCGCACGAGCAGGAGGTGTTTCGTTTTGCCATGGCGCAGCGCGGCGCCGACGTTCCCAAGCTGCTGCCCCAGATCGACGCCGTCGACATCGGCAGCAGCTTTGCCATGACCTACGCTT TCTGTTCGCAGTTGGCCAAAGGCGTGCACGCGCTGATGGGCGTGTACGACCAGAGGACGGTCAACACGGTGTCCTCCTTCTGCGCCTCGCTCCACGTCAGCTTCGTCACGCCGTCATCGCCCACGTTGGCCGACGGCCCCTTCGTGCTGCGGCTGCGGCCGAGTCTGCGCGAGGCGCTCATGTCGCTGCTGGACCACTTTGGCTGGCGTCGCTTCGTCTACATGTACGGCGCCCACGAAG GCGTGTTGGTCCTGAAGAAGGTGTTGGAGCGGGCGGCCGAGCGAGGCTGGCAGGTGACGTCGGTCAACTTGGACTCGCTAAACGAGTCGGGCTTCATCCAGCTGCTGGCCGACCTGGACTTCAAGAAGGAGTACCAAGTGGTTCTGGACTGCGAGTCGGAGCGCCTGGACGCCATCCTGGGCCTG ATTTCGGCACAGAGAAGAAACCTGAAGAACTATCAGTACATCCTCCTCAACCCG GGCTTTGTGGAGCTGAACCTGACTGAGTTCCACGCGCTGTCCCCCAACGTAACGGGTTTCCAGCTGGTCAACTGGTCCCACGGGTCGGCGCTGAAGGTCCAGAGGGACTGGATTAACTTTGACCCCAAGGAGGGCAAAACCACGCGGCGCGCTCTGCGG TACGCAGGCGCGCTAACCTACGACGGCGTCGGCGTGGTGGCGGCGGCCTTTCAGAGCCTCCGACGCCAGCGCATTGACGTGGCTCGCCGCGGGAATGCCGGAGAGTGTTTGGGGAACCCCCCCGCGCCCTGGGGGCAAGGCATCGACATACAGAGGGCGCTGCAGCAG gtgCGTCTGGATGGTTTGACAGGTCGCATTCAATTTGACGAGAGAGGACGTCGGAGCAACTTTACACTCACAGTCATGGAACTGAGCCGAACTGGACCCaggaag GTAGGTATGTGGAGCGAGCAGAGAGGCTACATAAACACGGCCCGGTACAAGCCTACCCCGGAGGAGTTCTACGGGCTGCAGAACCGCACCTACGTGGTCACCACCATCCTG GAAGCGCCTTACATGATGCGAAAGAAGAACCACGAGCAGCTGGTGGGAAACGACAAGTACGAAGGTTACTGCGCCGAGCTGGCGGCCGAGATCGCCAAGCACGTGGGCTTCGCCTACCGGCTGGAGCTAGTGGGCGACGGCAAGTACGGCGCCCGAGACTCCGTCAGCAAAATGTGGAACGGCATGGTGGGGGAGCTGGTCTACGGG AAGGCGGACGTGGCGGTGGCGCCGCTGACCATCACGCTGGTGcgcgagcaggtgatcgactTCACCAAACCTTTCATGTCGCTCGGCATCTCCATCATGATCAAGAAGCCCACCAAGTCCAAGCCCGGCGTCTTCTCCTTCTTGGACCCGCTGGCCTACGAGATCTGGATGTGCATCGTCTTCGCCTACATCGGCGTCAGCGTGGTGCTCTTCCTG GTGAGCCGCTTCAGTCCGTATGagtggaaggaggaggaggaggaggaagttgAGGAGGAAACTCCGCCCACCTCTTCCAGACACGCCCCAG GACCAAACAGGCGGCAGTCCCCGAAAGACCAAGAGAAAGAGAGTCCGGAACACACCAACCACTTTGGCATCTTCAACTCGCTCTGGTTCTCCTTGGGAGCCTTCATGCAGCAAGGATGCGACATCTCGCCCAG GTCGTTGTCGGGTCGCATCGTGGGCGGCGTGTGGTGGTTCTTCACGCTGATCATCATCTCCTCGTACACGGCCAACCTGGCCGCCTTCCTGACGGTCGAGCGCATGGTGTCGCCCATCGAGAGCGCCGAAGACCTCGCCAAGCAGAGCGAGATCGCCTACGGCACTCTGGACGGCGGATCCACCAAGGAATTCTTCAGG GACAAGACGAGTGCGCTGAGCCTGAGCAACGTGGCGGGCATCTTCTACATCCTGATCGGTGGCCTGGGCGTGGCCATGATGGTAGCCCTGCTGGACTTCTGCTACAAATCGCGGCTAGAGTCGCGCAGGATGAAG GAGCTGATCGACGCCGCCATGCTGAGCAGCAGCTTGGGCGGGGCCCTGAGCCTGGCGGGGGGCGGAGCCCTGGGCCTAGCAGGAGGCGGGGCCCTGAGCCTGGCAGGAGAGAACGGCGGCGCGGTGGCGCAGGAGTTGGCCCGGGCCAGCGCGCCCGGCTTGGCGTGCGCGAGCAAAGCCGCCGGACTGGGGCTGCCCTCCAACCTCACGTGA
- the LOC119133752 gene encoding glutamate receptor 1-like isoform X1, which translates to MRTPLALALGLALATAAAFPASVSIGGLFPAGSHEQEVFRFAMAQRGADVPKLLPQIDAVDIGSSFAMTYAFCSQLAKGVHALMGVYDQRTVNTVSSFCASLHVSFVTPSSPTLADGPFVLRLRPSLREALMSLLDHFGWRRFVYMYGAHEGVLVLKKVLERAAERGWQVTSVNLDSLNESGFIQLLADLDFKKEYQVVLDCESERLDAILGLISAQRRNLKNYQYILLNPGFVELNLTEFHALSPNVTGFQLVNWSHGSALKVQRDWINFDPKEGKTTRRALRYAGALTYDGVGVVAAAFQSLRRQRIDVARRGNAGECLGNPPAPWGQGIDIQRALQQVRLDGLTGRIQFDERGRRSNFTLTVMELSRTGPRKVGMWSEQRGYINTARYKPTPEEFYGLQNRTYVVTTILEAPYMMRKKNHEQLVGNDKYEGYCAELAAEIAKHVGFAYRLELVGDGKYGARDSVSKMWNGMVGELVYGKADVAVAPLTITLVREQVIDFTKPFMSLGISIMIKKPTKSKPGVFSFLDPLAYEIWMCIVFAYIGVSVVLFLVSRFSPYEWKEEEEEEVEEETPPTSSRHAPGPNRRQSPKDQEKESPEHTNHFGIFNSLWFSLGAFMQQGCDISPRSLSGRIVGGVWWFFTLIIISSYTANLAAFLTVERMVSPIESAEDLAKQSEIAYGTLDGGSTKEFFRRSKIGVFEKMWSYMRGADPSVFVKNTDEGVSRVRKSKGKYAYLLESSMNEYIEQRAPCDTIKAGGNLDSKGYGVATPKGSALRIPVNLAVLKLNEQAVLDKLKNKWWYDKGQCGHKDAGRKDKTSALSLSNVAGIFYILIGGLGVAMMVALLDFCYKSRLESRRMKELIDAAMLSSSLGGALSLAGGGALGLAGGGALSLAGENGGAVAQELARASAPGLACASKAAGLGLPSNLT; encoded by the exons gaGGACTTTTCCCGGCCGGGTCGCACGAGCAGGAGGTGTTTCGTTTTGCCATGGCGCAGCGCGGCGCCGACGTTCCCAAGCTGCTGCCCCAGATCGACGCCGTCGACATCGGCAGCAGCTTTGCCATGACCTACGCTT TCTGTTCGCAGTTGGCCAAAGGCGTGCACGCGCTGATGGGCGTGTACGACCAGAGGACGGTCAACACGGTGTCCTCCTTCTGCGCCTCGCTCCACGTCAGCTTCGTCACGCCGTCATCGCCCACGTTGGCCGACGGCCCCTTCGTGCTGCGGCTGCGGCCGAGTCTGCGCGAGGCGCTCATGTCGCTGCTGGACCACTTTGGCTGGCGTCGCTTCGTCTACATGTACGGCGCCCACGAAG GCGTGTTGGTCCTGAAGAAGGTGTTGGAGCGGGCGGCCGAGCGAGGCTGGCAGGTGACGTCGGTCAACTTGGACTCGCTAAACGAGTCGGGCTTCATCCAGCTGCTGGCCGACCTGGACTTCAAGAAGGAGTACCAAGTGGTTCTGGACTGCGAGTCGGAGCGCCTGGACGCCATCCTGGGCCTG ATTTCGGCACAGAGAAGAAACCTGAAGAACTATCAGTACATCCTCCTCAACCCG GGCTTTGTGGAGCTGAACCTGACTGAGTTCCACGCGCTGTCCCCCAACGTAACGGGTTTCCAGCTGGTCAACTGGTCCCACGGGTCGGCGCTGAAGGTCCAGAGGGACTGGATTAACTTTGACCCCAAGGAGGGCAAAACCACGCGGCGCGCTCTGCGG TACGCAGGCGCGCTAACCTACGACGGCGTCGGCGTGGTGGCGGCGGCCTTTCAGAGCCTCCGACGCCAGCGCATTGACGTGGCTCGCCGCGGGAATGCCGGAGAGTGTTTGGGGAACCCCCCCGCGCCCTGGGGGCAAGGCATCGACATACAGAGGGCGCTGCAGCAG gtgCGTCTGGATGGTTTGACAGGTCGCATTCAATTTGACGAGAGAGGACGTCGGAGCAACTTTACACTCACAGTCATGGAACTGAGCCGAACTGGACCCaggaag GTAGGTATGTGGAGCGAGCAGAGAGGCTACATAAACACGGCCCGGTACAAGCCTACCCCGGAGGAGTTCTACGGGCTGCAGAACCGCACCTACGTGGTCACCACCATCCTG GAAGCGCCTTACATGATGCGAAAGAAGAACCACGAGCAGCTGGTGGGAAACGACAAGTACGAAGGTTACTGCGCCGAGCTGGCGGCCGAGATCGCCAAGCACGTGGGCTTCGCCTACCGGCTGGAGCTAGTGGGCGACGGCAAGTACGGCGCCCGAGACTCCGTCAGCAAAATGTGGAACGGCATGGTGGGGGAGCTGGTCTACGGG AAGGCGGACGTGGCGGTGGCGCCGCTGACCATCACGCTGGTGcgcgagcaggtgatcgactTCACCAAACCTTTCATGTCGCTCGGCATCTCCATCATGATCAAGAAGCCCACCAAGTCCAAGCCCGGCGTCTTCTCCTTCTTGGACCCGCTGGCCTACGAGATCTGGATGTGCATCGTCTTCGCCTACATCGGCGTCAGCGTGGTGCTCTTCCTG GTGAGCCGCTTCAGTCCGTATGagtggaaggaggaggaggaggaggaagttgAGGAGGAAACTCCGCCCACCTCTTCCAGACACGCCCCAG GACCAAACAGGCGGCAGTCCCCGAAAGACCAAGAGAAAGAGAGTCCGGAACACACCAACCACTTTGGCATCTTCAACTCGCTCTGGTTCTCCTTGGGAGCCTTCATGCAGCAAGGATGCGACATCTCGCCCAG GTCGTTGTCGGGTCGCATCGTGGGCGGCGTGTGGTGGTTCTTCACGCTGATCATCATCTCCTCGTACACGGCCAACCTGGCCGCCTTCCTGACGGTCGAGCGCATGGTGTCGCCCATCGAGAGCGCCGAAGACCTCGCCAAGCAGAGCGAGATCGCCTACGGCACTCTGGACGGCGGATCCACCAAGGAATTCTTCAGG AGGTCCAAGATCGGCGTCTTTGAAAAGATGTGGTCGTACATGCGCGGCGCCGACCCGTCCGTCTTCGTCAAGAACACGGACGAGGGCGTGAGCCGCGTGCGCAAGTCCAAGGGCAAGTACGCCTACTTGCTGGAGTCGTCCATGAACGAGTACATCGAGCAGCGCGCGCCTTGCGACACCATCAAAGCGGGCGGCAACCTCGATTCTAAAGGCTACGGCGTGGCCACGCCCAAAGGATCAGCCCTCAG AATTCCGGTGAACCTGGCCGTGCTCAAGCTCAATGAGCAGGCCGTGTTAGACAAGTTGAAGAACAAGTGGTGGTACGACAAAGGTCAATGTGGACACAAGGACGCCGGCCGGAAG GACAAGACGAGTGCGCTGAGCCTGAGCAACGTGGCGGGCATCTTCTACATCCTGATCGGTGGCCTGGGCGTGGCCATGATGGTAGCCCTGCTGGACTTCTGCTACAAATCGCGGCTAGAGTCGCGCAGGATGAAG GAGCTGATCGACGCCGCCATGCTGAGCAGCAGCTTGGGCGGGGCCCTGAGCCTGGCGGGGGGCGGAGCCCTGGGCCTAGCAGGAGGCGGGGCCCTGAGCCTGGCAGGAGAGAACGGCGGCGCGGTGGCGCAGGAGTTGGCCCGGGCCAGCGCGCCCGGCTTGGCGTGCGCGAGCAAAGCCGCCGGACTGGGGCTGCCCTCCAACCTCACGTGA
- the LOC119133523 gene encoding FH2 domain-containing protein 1-like isoform X2, which produces MEPAQVSVQPAPRPPPPPPPPLPLPPSSSQRRSMKKLNWDPIPSQRVVGKLNVWTLPPRDLVLDTHSMDELFGRVDRRAQARASLRGPRGRDNGDVSTPQAQVSILDAKRNMNIGIFLRYFKRPVADLLEDIVQGEWRDCGKLKELCRLLPEEGEVKQLLSYSGNLSLLSEADRFMVELVKMPHYEELLKTMVLRREFSPLMEEVNKSLGVMIQAADELLDCDELHAVIRFVLKAGNYMNAGGFGAEAIGFRMTSLLKLADTKANKPGVNLLHYVAKQAEDIDSNLLTFPSQLTHLGMAARVCKEDVLADLEREVQKLKEVKLYASRHIQLHQQMGPFFTQCDDELCHVNSSLHELDVLSFAVAEFFCEDPQNFKLEECCAIFHNFCRRFLTAVQENHEREAAEQRRKSRESFRVSAKRAPAPPPALESSLESALHSLLSVGRCQRNSRSPAPPEPPTGDHQMALKSPEKKHAKVEGGGEENPSTPRTPRPRTRDVFFASNGDVGSPWTILSPLTCSRRRHPRRRVTADAEEPDDAFWGSAATGPRGRSVSVDSTRQPPTLPTAAAAFRMGTLFQRAAAHRSYSSGSGAACVGNPAVGSFGFVSFFRRFGGKRETEEPSPRETDTLLQ; this is translated from the exons ATGGAGCCAGCGCAGGTCTCTGTGCAACCTGCTCCtcgtccgccgccgccgcctcctcctcctctccccctTCCGCCGTCCTCGTCGCAGCGGCGCTCCATGAAGAAGCTCAACTGGGACCCCATTCCCAGCCAGCGCGTAGTGGGCAAACTCAACGTGTGGACTCTGCCCCCCAGAGACCTGGTGCTGGACACCCACAGCATGGACGAGCTCTTCGGCCGCGTGGACCGGCGGGCCCAGGCCAGGGCCTCCCTCCGGGGACCGCGTGGCCGTGACAACGGTGACGTTTCCACGCCCCAGGCTCAG gtGAGCATTCTGGATGCCAAAAGGAACATGAATATCGGCATCTTCCTCCGCTATTTTAAGAG GCCAGTGGCGGATTTACTGGAGGACATCGTCCAGGGCGAGTGGCGCGACTGCGGCAAATTGAAGGAGCTGTGCAGGCTGCTGCCCGAGGAAGGCGAG GTGAAGCAGCTGCTGTCCTACAGCGGGAACCTGTCGCTCTTATCCGAGGCCGATCGCTTCATGGTGGAGCTGGTCAAAATGCCCCA CTACGAGGAGCTACTGAAGACCATGGTCCTGCGCCGGGAGTTCTCACCTCTTATGGAGGAGGTGAACAAGTCGCTGGGCGTCATGATCCAAGCAGCGGACG AACTGCTGGACTGCGACGAGCTTCACGCCGTCATCCGCTTTGTGCTGAAAGCCGGCAATTACATGAACGCT GGCGGCTTCGGCGCAGAGGCCATCGGCTTCAGGATGACATCGCTGCTCAAGCTGGCCGACACCAAGGCCAACAAGCCAGGCGTCAACCTCCTGCACTACGTCGCCAAG CAAGCAGAGGACATTGACTCCAACCTGCTGACCTTTCCCAGCCAGCTGACGCACCTCGGAATGGCAGCCAG AGTGTGCAAAGAGGACGTGCTGGCGGACTTGGAGAGAGAAGTGCAGAAGCTCAAGGAGGTCAAACTGTATGCCAGCAGACATATTCAACTCCACCAGCAGATGGGGCCCTTCTTCACG caaTGCGACGACGAGCTTTGTCACGTCAACTCGTCGCTGCATGAGCTGGACGTGCTGAGTTTCGCCGTGGCTGAGTTCTTCTGCGAGGACCCACAAAATTTCAAGCTGGAGGAATGCTGCGCCATCTTCCACAACTTCTGCCGACGCTTTCTCACCGCTGTGCAG GAGAATCATGAGCGCGAGGCGGCCGAGCAGCGTCGCAAGAGCCGGGAGAGTTTCCGGGTGAGCGCCAAACGCGCGCCCGCACCCCCGCCGGCCCTGGAATCCAGCCTGGAGTCGGCCTTGCACAGCTTGCTCTCCGtcggcaggtgccagaggaaCTCCCGGTCGCCCGCGCCGCCGGAGCCTCCCACCGGGGACCACCAAATGGCACTGAAGAGTCCCGAGAAGAAACATGCCAAAGTCGAGGGGGGCGGCGAGGAAAATCCGTCTACGCCACGCACCCCTCGTCCCAGAACCAGAGATGTTTTCTTCGCAAGTAATGGTGACGTGGGCTCCCCGTGGACCATCCTGAGCCCGCTGACCTGCTCCCGGCGGCGACACCCTCGGCGGCGGGTCACGGCGGATGCCGAAGAGCCAGACGACGCCTTCTGGGGAAGCGCGGCAACAGGTCCACGAGGGCGCTCGGTGTCCGTGGACTCCACGCGCCAGCCACCGACCCTGCCCACTGCCGCTGCCGCCTTCCGGATGGGGACTTTGTTCCAGAGGGCCGCCGCCCATCGCTCGTATTCGTCCGGCTCCGGGGCGGCCTGTGTCGGGAATCCCGCCGTCGGCTCCTTTGGCTTCGTTTCCTTCTTCCGACGTTTTGGAGGAAAAAGGGAAACTGAGGAGCCCAGCCCAAGAGAAACGGATACTCTCCTTCAatag
- the LOC119133523 gene encoding FH2 domain-containing protein 1-like isoform X1 — MELSKASGAGINSNAFCGSGSAALLLAESGTSSFLGVMEPAQVSVQPAPRPPPPPPPPLPLPPSSSQRRSMKKLNWDPIPSQRVVGKLNVWTLPPRDLVLDTHSMDELFGRVDRRAQARASLRGPRGRDNGDVSTPQAQVSILDAKRNMNIGIFLRYFKRPVADLLEDIVQGEWRDCGKLKELCRLLPEEGEVKQLLSYSGNLSLLSEADRFMVELVKMPHYEELLKTMVLRREFSPLMEEVNKSLGVMIQAADELLDCDELHAVIRFVLKAGNYMNAGGFGAEAIGFRMTSLLKLADTKANKPGVNLLHYVAKQAEDIDSNLLTFPSQLTHLGMAARVCKEDVLADLEREVQKLKEVKLYASRHIQLHQQMGPFFTQCDDELCHVNSSLHELDVLSFAVAEFFCEDPQNFKLEECCAIFHNFCRRFLTAVQENHEREAAEQRRKSRESFRVSAKRAPAPPPALESSLESALHSLLSVGRCQRNSRSPAPPEPPTGDHQMALKSPEKKHAKVEGGGEENPSTPRTPRPRTRDVFFASNGDVGSPWTILSPLTCSRRRHPRRRVTADAEEPDDAFWGSAATGPRGRSVSVDSTRQPPTLPTAAAAFRMGTLFQRAAAHRSYSSGSGAACVGNPAVGSFGFVSFFRRFGGKRETEEPSPRETDTLLQ, encoded by the exons ATGGAATTGTCCAAAGCGTCTGGTGCTGGAATCAACTCAAATGCATTCTGTGGATCAGGCAGTGCTGCGCTTTTGCTTGCAGAAAGTGGGACCTCCTCATTCTTGGGCGTGATGGAGCCAGCGCAGGTCTCTGTGCAACCTGCTCCtcgtccgccgccgccgcctcctcctcctctccccctTCCGCCGTCCTCGTCGCAGCGGCGCTCCATGAAGAAGCTCAACTGGGACCCCATTCCCAGCCAGCGCGTAGTGGGCAAACTCAACGTGTGGACTCTGCCCCCCAGAGACCTGGTGCTGGACACCCACAGCATGGACGAGCTCTTCGGCCGCGTGGACCGGCGGGCCCAGGCCAGGGCCTCCCTCCGGGGACCGCGTGGCCGTGACAACGGTGACGTTTCCACGCCCCAGGCTCAG gtGAGCATTCTGGATGCCAAAAGGAACATGAATATCGGCATCTTCCTCCGCTATTTTAAGAG GCCAGTGGCGGATTTACTGGAGGACATCGTCCAGGGCGAGTGGCGCGACTGCGGCAAATTGAAGGAGCTGTGCAGGCTGCTGCCCGAGGAAGGCGAG GTGAAGCAGCTGCTGTCCTACAGCGGGAACCTGTCGCTCTTATCCGAGGCCGATCGCTTCATGGTGGAGCTGGTCAAAATGCCCCA CTACGAGGAGCTACTGAAGACCATGGTCCTGCGCCGGGAGTTCTCACCTCTTATGGAGGAGGTGAACAAGTCGCTGGGCGTCATGATCCAAGCAGCGGACG AACTGCTGGACTGCGACGAGCTTCACGCCGTCATCCGCTTTGTGCTGAAAGCCGGCAATTACATGAACGCT GGCGGCTTCGGCGCAGAGGCCATCGGCTTCAGGATGACATCGCTGCTCAAGCTGGCCGACACCAAGGCCAACAAGCCAGGCGTCAACCTCCTGCACTACGTCGCCAAG CAAGCAGAGGACATTGACTCCAACCTGCTGACCTTTCCCAGCCAGCTGACGCACCTCGGAATGGCAGCCAG AGTGTGCAAAGAGGACGTGCTGGCGGACTTGGAGAGAGAAGTGCAGAAGCTCAAGGAGGTCAAACTGTATGCCAGCAGACATATTCAACTCCACCAGCAGATGGGGCCCTTCTTCACG caaTGCGACGACGAGCTTTGTCACGTCAACTCGTCGCTGCATGAGCTGGACGTGCTGAGTTTCGCCGTGGCTGAGTTCTTCTGCGAGGACCCACAAAATTTCAAGCTGGAGGAATGCTGCGCCATCTTCCACAACTTCTGCCGACGCTTTCTCACCGCTGTGCAG GAGAATCATGAGCGCGAGGCGGCCGAGCAGCGTCGCAAGAGCCGGGAGAGTTTCCGGGTGAGCGCCAAACGCGCGCCCGCACCCCCGCCGGCCCTGGAATCCAGCCTGGAGTCGGCCTTGCACAGCTTGCTCTCCGtcggcaggtgccagaggaaCTCCCGGTCGCCCGCGCCGCCGGAGCCTCCCACCGGGGACCACCAAATGGCACTGAAGAGTCCCGAGAAGAAACATGCCAAAGTCGAGGGGGGCGGCGAGGAAAATCCGTCTACGCCACGCACCCCTCGTCCCAGAACCAGAGATGTTTTCTTCGCAAGTAATGGTGACGTGGGCTCCCCGTGGACCATCCTGAGCCCGCTGACCTGCTCCCGGCGGCGACACCCTCGGCGGCGGGTCACGGCGGATGCCGAAGAGCCAGACGACGCCTTCTGGGGAAGCGCGGCAACAGGTCCACGAGGGCGCTCGGTGTCCGTGGACTCCACGCGCCAGCCACCGACCCTGCCCACTGCCGCTGCCGCCTTCCGGATGGGGACTTTGTTCCAGAGGGCCGCCGCCCATCGCTCGTATTCGTCCGGCTCCGGGGCGGCCTGTGTCGGGAATCCCGCCGTCGGCTCCTTTGGCTTCGTTTCCTTCTTCCGACGTTTTGGAGGAAAAAGGGAAACTGAGGAGCCCAGCCCAAGAGAAACGGATACTCTCCTTCAatag